A window from Neoarius graeffei isolate fNeoGra1 chromosome 14, fNeoGra1.pri, whole genome shotgun sequence encodes these proteins:
- the LOC132898489 gene encoding guanylate-binding protein 1-like gives MVSMQVPVCLVDNGPDGKMTVQQGALQILEQIQQPVVVVAVVGLYRTGKSYLMNCLAGQQTGFALGSTIESKTKGIWMWCVPHPKKKDHTLVLLDTEGLGDVDKGDSKHDTQIFSLAVLLSSTLVYNSRGTIDNRAVEELQYVTELAEYIKVKSSDEEGEDSEFVKFFPTFIWAVRDFTLERKIDGKDATEDEYLDFALQLKPGNGKKVNDYNLPRECIRKYFPSRKCFTFPFPTNPDSVKRMESLSMSELDSEFLEVTQRFCTFIFEHSPAKLLKDGHSVDGRVFGHLVSLYVDTMVKGGVPCLENAVLAMAQIENEAAVREGRQVYEDGMGKLKSRFPVLLGDLTEEHQRLNRLAIEAFMKRSFKDDDGAFMGSLEESINRIFTSFVQQNEQASVHMCGEILDGLSEGLRSKLKQGVYTTMGGYQLFSQDLEEVVTKYKQQTQGAVKAEEVLQGFLKQRKEESAAILQADESLSKKEKELCEGRERQVLMQQEVCAAQEKQRHMEEKMEAERKSGEEHMRQLKIKMEEDMRNQQEENQRAMDARLREQAQLLEKGFQDKADKMSREMEESRRRAEEAGAARNKEFAAMMESMQRKHEQSMNMMQQQLELTRQMAANSRGGDGCCIL, from the exons ATGGTATCAATGCAAGTGCCAGTGTGTCTGGTGGACAATGGGCCAGATGGGAAAATGACTGTCCAGCAGGGGGCGCTGCAGATCCTGGAGCAGATCCAGCAGCCAGTGGTGGTGGTGGCCGTGGTGGGGCTCTACCGCACGGGGAAGTCCTACCTCATGAACTGCCTGGCCGGACAACAGACAg GCTTTGCCCTGGGCAGCACCATCGAGTCCAAAACCAAAGGAATATGGATGTGGTGTGTACCTCACCCAAAAAAGAAAG ATCACACTCTGGTGCTGCTGGACACTGAGGGACTGGGGGACGTGGACAAG GGCGACTCCAAGCACGACACCCAGATCTTCTCTCTGGCTGTTCTGCTGAGCAGCACTCTGGTCTACAACAGCAGAGGCACCATCGACAACAGAGCAGTGGAGGAACTGCA GTACGTCACAGAACTGGCTGAATACATCAAAGTGAAGTCATCTGATGAAGAGGGAGAAGACTCTGAGTTTGTCAAGTTTTTCCCCACGTTCATCTGGGCTGTGAGAGACTTCACTCTGGAGAGAAAGATCGATGGGAAAGATGCGACGGAGGATGAATACCTAGACTTTGCCCTGCAGCTGAAACCTG GTAACGGTAAAAAAGTGAACGATTACAATCTTCCTCGAGAGTGCATCCGGAAGTACTTCCCGTCCCGTAAGTGCTTCACCTTCCCATTCCCAACCAACCCGGACAGTGTGAAGCGCATGGAGTCCCTGTCAATGTCCGAGCTGGACTCGGAGTTTCTGGAGGTCACCCAGCGCTTCTGCACTTTCATATTTGAGCACAGCCCAGCCAAGCTACTCAAGGATGGACACTCCGTAGACGGCAGAG TCTTTGGCCACCTGGTGAGTTTGTACGTGGACACTATGGTGAAGGGGGGCGTTCCCTGTCTGGAGAACGCTGTGCTTGCCATGGCGCAGATCGAGAACGAGGCGGCGGTGCGTGAGGGCCGGCAGGTGTACGAGGACGGCATGGGCAAACTGAAGAGCCGCTTCCCCGTCCTGCTGGGCGACCTCACCGAGGAGCACCAGCGTCTCAACCGCCTCGCCATCGAAGCCTTCATGAAGCGCTCCTTCAAAGACGACGACGGCGCGTTCATGGGCTCACTGGAG gagtCCATCAACCGTATATTCACTAGCTTCGTGCAACAGAATGAGCAGGCATCAGTGCATATGTGTGGGGAGATCCTGGATGGTCTGTCTGAGGGACTCAGGAGCAAACTGAAACAGGGAGTCTACACCACCATGGGGGGCTACCAGCTCTTTAGCCAGGACCTGGAGGAAGTTGTCACGAAGTACAAGCAACAGACCCAAGGAGCTGTCAAG GCTGAGGAGGTGCTGCAGGGCTTCCTGAAACAGAGGAAGGAGGAGTCTGCTGCCATCCTGCAGGCCGACGAGAGCCTGAGCAAGAAGGAGAAGGAGCTCtgcg aggggCGCGAGCGTCAGGTACTGATGCAGCAGGAAGTCTGTGCTGCTCAGGAGAAACAGCGCCACATGGAGGAGAAGATGGAGGCtgagaggaagagtggagaggagcACATGAGGCAGCTGAAGATCAAGATGGAGGAGGACATGAGGAACCAGCAGGAGGAGAACCAGCGCGCCATGGACGCCAGACTACGAGAGCAG GCTCAGCTGCTGGAGAAGGGGTTCCAGGACAAGGCAGACAAGATGAGCCGGGAGATGGAGGAGAGCAGGAGGCGGGCGGAGGAGGCTGGTGCTGCTCGCAATAAGGAGTTCGCCGCCATGATGGAGTCCATGCAGCGCAAACACGAACAGTCCATGAACATGATGCAACAGCAGctggaactgaccaggcagatggCAGCCAATAGCAGAGGGGGAGATGGCTGCTGCATCCTCTAA